A portion of the Gossypium arboreum isolate Shixiya-1 chromosome 8, ASM2569848v2, whole genome shotgun sequence genome contains these proteins:
- the LOC108469099 gene encoding uncharacterized protein LOC108469099: protein MGTLVGHVAPGFAFFALGFWHLFNHIKLHALNPNSYTSFPWFPTLKFRYLELVLIMVGSSISISMELFIGPAKHQPFDTDGTIPSNHLHNFEHSAISMTFFIYAAFAIVLDKTSINIDLMFKHSLTQFLGAIAFAQQLLLFHLHSADHMGVEGQYHLLLQSAIVVSLVTTLMGIGYPKSFMVSFIRSLSILYQGLWLMTMGFMLWTPNLIPKGCFIHLEVGHQVVKCSSDEALHRAKSLVNIEFSWALIGVTIFAMTFYLVLVKLYGQKVEYSTLKSHENDHFELGEEEEEEDVESQKGSNKQGEPTKGFIHMGKGYAIMDIER, encoded by the coding sequence ATGGGTACTTTAGTGGGACATGTTGCACCGGGTTTTGCATTTTTTGCACTTGGGTTTTGGCATCTTTTCAATCACATCAAGCTTCATGCTTTAAACCcaaattcatacacatctttCCCATGGTTCCCAACCTTGAAATTTAGGTACTTGGAGCTGGTTTTGATCATGGTTGGTTCATCAATCTCCATATCAATGGAGCTTTTCATTGGTCCAGCAAAGCATCAACCTTTTGACACTGATGGAACCATCCCATCTAACCATCTTCATAACTTTGAACACTCAGCTATATCAATGACTTTCTTCATATATGCTGCTTTTGCCATAGTCCTTGACAAAACTAGCATCAATATCGACCTTATGTTTAAGCATAGCTTAACACAATTCCTTGGAGCAATTGCCTTTGCCCAACAGCTGTTACTGTTCCATCTTCACTCAGCTGATCATATGGGAGTTGAAGGCCAATACCATTTGCTATTACAAAGCGCTATAGTTGTGTCTTTAGTCACAACTTTAATGGGAATTGGGTACCCAAAGAGCTTTATGGTTAGTTTCATTAGGTCTCTTAGCATTTTGTACCAAGGGTTATGGCTTATGACCATGGGGTTTATGCTTTGGACCCCAAACTTGATCCCTAAAGGTTGTTTCATCCATTTAGAAGTGGGGCACCAAGTGGTTAAATGTTCAAGTGATGAAGCACTTCATAGAGCTAAGTCATTAGTCAATATAGAATTTAGTTGGGCTTTGATTGGTGTTACCATTTTTGCTATGACCTTTTATCTTGTTTTGGTCAAATTATATGGTCAAAAAGTTGAGTATTCAACACTGAAAAGCCATGAAAATGATCACTTTGAACttggtgaagaagaagaagaagaagacgtTGAATCTCAAAAGGGAAGCAATAAACAAGGTGAACCCACCAAAGGGTTTATTCACATGGGAAAAGGGTATGCAATTATGGACATTGAAAGGTAA
- the LOC108470037 gene encoding extensin isoform X2, whose product MQKLELLEIERREAIGEILKLNPSYKAPADYKPLLKDATVPIPVKEYPGCNFVGLIFGPGSDTKKRLEKETGAIVQVYGIKANTGEKVEISTPDGNETQDAYEELYVHLSADTFEKVDGAVALIELLVSSISGNLGAGSVPAISGNDVNVLSQIPDTAVSCVTDAALNQQVPQLTLASPQGQFQYQNSWFPTSSMPLNFSAPVINSSVPAQSSPSNPSSLFGPRPPPAAGYNSIVQNSSLVSSSPQLPRQVQSQPYMPLMHPLSHTGPQNFLIPNPNPPSSQPGNFSSLPFTGNQPHALGPLPGPRPSMPLFPQAASNVSSGLLKEQPAVPAGSSSGWSASSASPGLSNVGQLAPPAVLSQVPHPVVPRPVVALSSSAPPNMSASFATGQSGPRLTSAPVNHPSLPFPPGPPLVSAPPPMQSSLPAISMAQPPNPSLNPAMLSRPIISQVPSTSLPPSLPRGTSGSIPGNMANFAPINQPSAIAARSQQSSSGDFTFQPHQTQGPAYPMVPRPVSQAANQHGLAPRSAVHLQPPQAPPFQFGVPNSTPQSGMQVFPRPQGGNQMGLPQTLMSSSQLAAQQNAMSARPPAFPGTGPNPVPQMGLRNFVPPPQAPNIAGSFPSRPGHSLQHQQHYPPLPPRPGNFAPPNPRFSSSGFPQSTRSTSGHSAGQQVYDPFSPTSVPGASQHQGGGKANARKQDSDPEYEDLMASVGVK is encoded by the exons ATGCAGAAATTAGAACTCTTGGAGATTGAAAGACGGGAGGCTATTG GTGAAATACTAAAATTGAATCCAAGCTACAAAGCACCAGCAGATTATAAACCATTATTGAAAGATGCAACAGTTCCCATTCCT GTGAAGGAATATCCTGGATGCAATTTTGTTGGTCTAATATTTGGTCCCGGAAGTGATACTAAGAAGCGACTAGAAAAG GAAACTGGAGCTATAGTACAAGTTTACGGCATTAAAGCAAATACTGGAGAGAAG GTTGAAATTTCTACTCCCGATGGTAATGAAACCCAGGATGCTTATGAAGAGCTGTATGTTCATCTATCAGCTGACACTTTTGAGAAAGTTGATGGAGCGGTGGCGCTGATTGAGTTGCTAGTTAGTTCAATATCA GGAAATTTAGGTGCTGGTTCAGTGCCTGCGATATCTGGTAATGATGTGAATGTTCTAAGTCAAATCCCTGACACAGCTGTATCATGTGTGACTGATGCTGCTTTAAATCAGCAAGTTCCACAACTTACACTAGCATCTCCACAAGGTCAGTTTCAATATCAGAATTCATGGTTCCCTACCAGCTCTATGCCGCTGAATTTTTCAGCACCAGTTATCAATAGTTCTGTACCTGCACAGTCCTCACCTTCGAACCCGTCTTCACTCTTTGGGCCACGGCCACCTCCTGCAGCTGGATACAACTCAATTGTTCAAAACTCATCCCTTGTTTCATCCAGTCCACAACTTCCAAGACAAGTACAATCACAGCCATATATGCCTCTGATGCATCCTCTAAGTCATACTGgtcctcaaaattttcttatCCCGAATCCAAATCCTCCATCTTCTCAACCTGGCAATTTTTCTTCACTACCTTTTACTGGAAACCAGCCCCATGCGCTGGGGCCACTCCCTGGCCCTAGACCGTCGATGCCTTTGTTTCCCCAAGCTGCATCTAATGTTTCATCAGGACTGCTAAAAGAGCAGCCAGCAGTACCTGCAGGAAGCTCCTCAGGCTGGTCAGCCAGCTCTGCATCCCCAGGTCTGAGCAATGTAGGGCAACTGGCTCCACCTGCAGTTCTATCCCAGGTGCCTCATCCTGTAGTTCCACGGCCGGTTGTTGCATTGAGTTCTTCTGCCCCTCCAAACATGTCAGCTTCTTTTGCAACCGGGCAATCTGGTCCTCGGTTAACCAGTGCACCTGTCAACCATCCATCCTTGCCTTTTCCTCCTGGTCCTCCACTAGTGTCTGCACCACCACCAATGCAATCCTCTTTAcctgccatttccatggcacaaccgCCAAATCCATCTCTAAATCCAGCAATGTTATCTAGACCAATTATCTCACAAGTACCATCCACATCCTTGCCACCATCTCTGCCAAGAGGAACTTCTGGTTCTATTCCTGGAAACATGGCAAATTTTGCTCCCATAAATCAACCTTCAGCAATAGCTGCTAGATCACAACAGTCAAGTTCAGGGGATTTTACATTTCAACCTCACCAAACACAGGGCCCAGCCTATCCAATGGTTCCAAGACCAGTCAGTCAGGCTGCAAATCAACATGGTCTAGCCCCCAGATCAGCAGTTCACCTGCAACCACCACAAGCTCCACCTTTCCAGTTTGGTGTGCCCAATTCCACTCCTCAATCAGGAATGCAAGTGTTTCCTAGGCCTCAGGGTGGCAACCAGATGGGTTTGCCACAAACTCTCATGTCTTCTTCACAGCTCGCTGCTCAGCAAAATGCCATGTCTGCCAGACCTCCAGCATTCCCGGGCACCGGTCCTAATCCAGTTCCACAAATGGGATTGAGAAACTTTGTTCCACCTCCCCAAGCACCCAATATTGCCGGTTCCTTTCCTTCTAGGCCAGGGCATTCTTTGCAACATCAACAGCATTACCCACCTCTGCCACCTAGGCCGGGAAATTTCGCACCTCCAAACCCCCGATTTTCCAGCAGTGGTTTCCCACAGTCCACTAGGTCTACATCGGGCCATTCTGCCGGACAGCAAGTTTATGATCCATTCTCTCCCACTTCTGTTCCTGGGGCATCTCAACACCAGGGAGGTGGTAAAGCAAATGCAAGGAAACAGGACAGTGATCCCGAGTATGAAGATTTGATGGCTTCAGTAGGAGTAAAGTAG
- the LOC108470037 gene encoding branchpoint-bridging protein isoform X1 — protein MSTKVDQISAVGPHIANMSATTTSSTASTTGPKVSRFAAKTGFVIPKNKLSGSLVPIFRGGKKPGGNATTNEDNMDQIQRKTKWGPDPTQDAAVRRGRALAYQTRVDQITQQLKSGNLDAGDTEDSPFVSQNMVKSTSDTQLESEKLELLEIERREAIGEILKLNPSYKAPADYKPLLKDATVPIPVKEYPGCNFVGLIFGPGSDTKKRLEKETGAIVQVYGIKANTGEKVEISTPDGNETQDAYEELYVHLSADTFEKVDGAVALIELLVSSISGNLGAGSVPAISGNDVNVLSQIPDTAVSCVTDAALNQQVPQLTLASPQGQFQYQNSWFPTSSMPLNFSAPVINSSVPAQSSPSNPSSLFGPRPPPAAGYNSIVQNSSLVSSSPQLPRQVQSQPYMPLMHPLSHTGPQNFLIPNPNPPSSQPGNFSSLPFTGNQPHALGPLPGPRPSMPLFPQAASNVSSGLLKEQPAVPAGSSSGWSASSASPGLSNVGQLAPPAVLSQVPHPVVPRPVVALSSSAPPNMSASFATGQSGPRLTSAPVNHPSLPFPPGPPLVSAPPPMQSSLPAISMAQPPNPSLNPAMLSRPIISQVPSTSLPPSLPRGTSGSIPGNMANFAPINQPSAIAARSQQSSSGDFTFQPHQTQGPAYPMVPRPVSQAANQHGLAPRSAVHLQPPQAPPFQFGVPNSTPQSGMQVFPRPQGGNQMGLPQTLMSSSQLAAQQNAMSARPPAFPGTGPNPVPQMGLRNFVPPPQAPNIAGSFPSRPGHSLQHQQHYPPLPPRPGNFAPPNPRFSSSGFPQSTRSTSGHSAGQQVYDPFSPTSVPGASQHQGGGKANARKQDSDPEYEDLMASVGVK, from the exons ATGAGTACAAAGGTTGACCAGATATCTGCTGTTGGACCTCACATTGCCAATATGTCTGCAACAACTACTTCATCCACTGCATCAACTACAGGCCCAAAGGTCTCAAGGTTTGCTGCGAAGACTGGCTTTGTTATACCTAAAAATAAATTGTCAGGTTCACTGGTCCCTATTTTCCGAGGAGGTAAAAAACCCGGAGGAAATGCTACTACCAATGAAGATAATATGGACCAGATTCAGAGGAAAACAAAATGGGGCCCTGATCCAACACAGGATGCTGCTGTTAGAAGGGGTAGGGCCTTAGCTTATCAG ACTCGGGTGGACCAGATTACGCAACAGCTGAAGTCAGGAAATCTGGATGCCGGGGATACCGAAGACTCACCATTCGTGTCTCAGAATATGGTTAAAAGCACTTCTGATACTCAACTTGAAAGTGAG AAATTAGAACTCTTGGAGATTGAAAGACGGGAGGCTATTG GTGAAATACTAAAATTGAATCCAAGCTACAAAGCACCAGCAGATTATAAACCATTATTGAAAGATGCAACAGTTCCCATTCCT GTGAAGGAATATCCTGGATGCAATTTTGTTGGTCTAATATTTGGTCCCGGAAGTGATACTAAGAAGCGACTAGAAAAG GAAACTGGAGCTATAGTACAAGTTTACGGCATTAAAGCAAATACTGGAGAGAAG GTTGAAATTTCTACTCCCGATGGTAATGAAACCCAGGATGCTTATGAAGAGCTGTATGTTCATCTATCAGCTGACACTTTTGAGAAAGTTGATGGAGCGGTGGCGCTGATTGAGTTGCTAGTTAGTTCAATATCA GGAAATTTAGGTGCTGGTTCAGTGCCTGCGATATCTGGTAATGATGTGAATGTTCTAAGTCAAATCCCTGACACAGCTGTATCATGTGTGACTGATGCTGCTTTAAATCAGCAAGTTCCACAACTTACACTAGCATCTCCACAAGGTCAGTTTCAATATCAGAATTCATGGTTCCCTACCAGCTCTATGCCGCTGAATTTTTCAGCACCAGTTATCAATAGTTCTGTACCTGCACAGTCCTCACCTTCGAACCCGTCTTCACTCTTTGGGCCACGGCCACCTCCTGCAGCTGGATACAACTCAATTGTTCAAAACTCATCCCTTGTTTCATCCAGTCCACAACTTCCAAGACAAGTACAATCACAGCCATATATGCCTCTGATGCATCCTCTAAGTCATACTGgtcctcaaaattttcttatCCCGAATCCAAATCCTCCATCTTCTCAACCTGGCAATTTTTCTTCACTACCTTTTACTGGAAACCAGCCCCATGCGCTGGGGCCACTCCCTGGCCCTAGACCGTCGATGCCTTTGTTTCCCCAAGCTGCATCTAATGTTTCATCAGGACTGCTAAAAGAGCAGCCAGCAGTACCTGCAGGAAGCTCCTCAGGCTGGTCAGCCAGCTCTGCATCCCCAGGTCTGAGCAATGTAGGGCAACTGGCTCCACCTGCAGTTCTATCCCAGGTGCCTCATCCTGTAGTTCCACGGCCGGTTGTTGCATTGAGTTCTTCTGCCCCTCCAAACATGTCAGCTTCTTTTGCAACCGGGCAATCTGGTCCTCGGTTAACCAGTGCACCTGTCAACCATCCATCCTTGCCTTTTCCTCCTGGTCCTCCACTAGTGTCTGCACCACCACCAATGCAATCCTCTTTAcctgccatttccatggcacaaccgCCAAATCCATCTCTAAATCCAGCAATGTTATCTAGACCAATTATCTCACAAGTACCATCCACATCCTTGCCACCATCTCTGCCAAGAGGAACTTCTGGTTCTATTCCTGGAAACATGGCAAATTTTGCTCCCATAAATCAACCTTCAGCAATAGCTGCTAGATCACAACAGTCAAGTTCAGGGGATTTTACATTTCAACCTCACCAAACACAGGGCCCAGCCTATCCAATGGTTCCAAGACCAGTCAGTCAGGCTGCAAATCAACATGGTCTAGCCCCCAGATCAGCAGTTCACCTGCAACCACCACAAGCTCCACCTTTCCAGTTTGGTGTGCCCAATTCCACTCCTCAATCAGGAATGCAAGTGTTTCCTAGGCCTCAGGGTGGCAACCAGATGGGTTTGCCACAAACTCTCATGTCTTCTTCACAGCTCGCTGCTCAGCAAAATGCCATGTCTGCCAGACCTCCAGCATTCCCGGGCACCGGTCCTAATCCAGTTCCACAAATGGGATTGAGAAACTTTGTTCCACCTCCCCAAGCACCCAATATTGCCGGTTCCTTTCCTTCTAGGCCAGGGCATTCTTTGCAACATCAACAGCATTACCCACCTCTGCCACCTAGGCCGGGAAATTTCGCACCTCCAAACCCCCGATTTTCCAGCAGTGGTTTCCCACAGTCCACTAGGTCTACATCGGGCCATTCTGCCGGACAGCAAGTTTATGATCCATTCTCTCCCACTTCTGTTCCTGGGGCATCTCAACACCAGGGAGGTGGTAAAGCAAATGCAAGGAAACAGGACAGTGATCCCGAGTATGAAGATTTGATGGCTTCAGTAGGAGTAAAGTAG
- the LOC108469145 gene encoding non-specific lipid transfer protein GPI-anchored 6 yields the protein MASSILPCILLITALFGLASSDVNQDKAECKNHLMGLAPCLSFVDGEAKTPTVDCCGGLKQVLSKSKKCLCVVIRDKDDSSAGLKINATLAAALPYACRAKVNMTDCISLLHLAPNSQEAKLFEGYQKLTERHPIMATTTPSTTGKSTGNGTEKSGGGKGNEMALGASLWVFTVLLLNFGV from the exons ATGGCGTCTTCAATACTCCCATGCATATTACTTATTACGGCACTGTTCGGTTTAGCGAGCTCCGACGTGAACCAAGACAAAGCCGAGTGCAAGAACCATTTGATGGGGTTGGCTCCGTGTTTGTCGTTCGTCGACGGTGAGGCTAAAACCCCCACCGTGGATTGCTGTGGTGGGCTTAAACAGGTGTTGAGTAAGAGCAAGAAGTGTCTCTGTGTGGTGATCAGAGATAAGGATGATTCCAGCGCCGGGCTTAAGATCAACGCCACACTCGCCGCCGCTCTTCCCTACGCTTGCCGTGCCAAAGTTAACATGACTGATTGCATTT CCCTTCTCCATTTGGCACCAAATTCCCAGGAAGCGAAGTTATTTGAAGGATACCAAAAGCTGACAGAAAGGCACCCCATAATGGCGACTACCACCCCATCTACCACCG GAAAGTCCACGGGCAATGGTACGGAGAAGAGTGGGGGAGGAAAGGGAAATGAGATGGCTTTGGGAGCTTCTTTATGGGTTTTCACTGTGCTTCTTCTTAACTTTGGTGTGTAA
- the LOC108469127 gene encoding dirigent protein 19 → MARIPLLLASKFIFLSILSSSGVIRRTRGENNDDHGFIQSLDRESMGLKKEKLSHFRIYWHDIVSGRNATSIRVVRPSNASVTGFGIINMIDNPLTLGPNLSSKLVGRAQGFYALSSQEEVGLLMSMNFAFTEGKYNGSTITVLGRNPVFNKVREMPVIGGSGLFRFARGYVQARTNTLNLTTGDAIVEYTCYVMHY, encoded by the coding sequence ATGGCTAGGATTCCTCTTCTCTTAGCTTCCAAATTCATCTTCTTATCCATTTTATCCTCCTCAGGCGTCATCCGACGCACTCGAGGCGAAAACAATGACGATCATGGCTTCATCCAGAGCCTTGACCGAGAGTCGATGGGCTTAAAAAAAGAAAAGCTAAGTCACTTTCGCATCTATTGGCACGACATTGTTAGTGGCCGCAATGCTACGTCGATACGAGTGGTTCGACCTTCTAACGCATCGGTAACAGGGTTCGGAATAATCAACATGATCGACAATCCATTAACCTTAGGGCCGAACCTAAGCTCGAAACTAGTGGGAAGAGCACAAGGGTTCTACGCACTCTCGTCACAAGAAGAAGTGGGATTGTTGATGTCGATGAACTTTGCTTTCACGGAAGGGAAATACAATGGTAGCACGATCACAGTGTTGGGGAGAAACCCAGTTTTCAACAAAGTGAGGGAAATGCCGGTGATCGGAGGCAGCGGACTTTTCCGATTCGCCCGAGGCTATGTTCAAGCAAGAACTAATACATTAAACTTGACAACCggagatgccattgttgaatacacTTGTTATGTGATGCATTATTGA